One Planctomycetota bacterium genomic region harbors:
- a CDS encoding sigma-70 family RNA polymerase sigma factor — protein sequence MQNAFANNPEAWERFTRLWVTAQPALSTFISTVVVNAADAEDVLQNVALTAARDFESYDPSRPFLPWAMTIARHRVIDHHRQRSRQGSSLSPQTVEQLASVCEQTLSAGDEHARMQALRVCMNTLPDKQRRMLSMRYHEDWSGAKIAQAMGMSVNAVFLMLSRLRSQLAECIDRRLRKIGDA from the coding sequence ATGCAGAACGCTTTTGCAAACAATCCCGAAGCATGGGAGCGGTTCACCCGGTTGTGGGTCACGGCCCAGCCGGCGCTGAGCACGTTCATCTCCACCGTCGTCGTCAATGCGGCCGACGCGGAGGACGTGCTACAGAACGTCGCGCTGACGGCGGCGCGCGACTTTGAAAGCTACGACCCGAGTCGACCGTTTCTGCCATGGGCCATGACCATCGCGCGCCATCGCGTCATCGATCATCATCGCCAGCGCAGCCGGCAGGGTTCGAGCTTGAGCCCGCAGACCGTCGAGCAACTCGCATCGGTGTGCGAACAGACGCTGTCGGCCGGCGATGAGCACGCCCGCATGCAGGCGCTGCGCGTTTGCATGAACACGCTGCCGGACAAACAGCGGCGCATGCTCAGCATGCGCTATCACGAAGACTGGTCCGGGGCGAAGATCGCGCAGGCGATGGGCATGTCCGTCAATGCGGTGTTCCTGATGCTCTCGCGTCTGCGCTCGCAGCTTGCCGAGTGCATCGACCGGCGTCTTCGCAAGATCGGAGACGCCTGA
- a CDS encoding transglutaminase family protein: MMYRITHKTVYDYSEPALNCQNKVHLTPRDLPYQRRHRHALNIRPTPESMSPFTDFFGNAAVSFNIDQPHDMLVIQSVSRIEVLDRPTPPLGDSLPWEEAAKIIAKADSPECIDAYQYVFPSRYAYRNDKLAAFGRVSFTPGRPLLQGAMDLTKRIHREFKYAPKATSLTTSIDEILEAHHGVCQDFAHLQIGVMRSLGLAARYVSGYLRTDPPPGKPRLVGADASHAWVDVFCPKFGWVSLDPTNACLASDRHIVLAWGRDYGDVSPIKGVALGGGEHELTVTVDAVPI; encoded by the coding sequence ATGATGTACCGCATCACGCACAAGACGGTGTACGACTATTCGGAGCCGGCGCTGAACTGTCAGAACAAGGTGCATCTGACGCCGCGCGATCTGCCGTATCAGCGGCGGCACCGGCACGCCTTGAACATCCGACCGACGCCCGAATCGATGTCGCCCTTCACCGACTTTTTCGGCAACGCCGCCGTATCGTTCAACATCGATCAGCCGCATGACATGCTCGTGATTCAAAGCGTCAGCCGCATCGAAGTGCTCGATCGGCCGACGCCCCCGCTGGGCGACTCGCTGCCGTGGGAGGAGGCGGCGAAGATCATCGCCAAGGCCGATTCGCCCGAGTGCATCGACGCGTATCAGTACGTGTTCCCCTCGCGTTACGCCTACCGCAACGACAAGCTCGCGGCATTCGGGCGCGTGTCGTTCACACCCGGTCGCCCGCTGCTACAGGGCGCGATGGACCTGACCAAACGGATTCACCGCGAGTTCAAGTATGCGCCCAAGGCAACGTCGCTCACCACCTCGATCGACGAGATTCTCGAAGCGCATCACGGCGTCTGTCAGGACTTCGCGCATCTTCAGATCGGCGTGATGCGATCGCTGGGACTCGCGGCCCGATACGTCAGCGGGTATCTGCGGACCGACCCCCCGCCGGGCAAGCCGCGGCTCGTCGGGGCGGATGCGTCGCATGCGTGGGTCGATGTGTTCTGCCCGAAGTTCGGATGGGTCTCATTGGACCCGACGAATGCGTGCCTGGCGTCGGACCGGCACATCGTGCTGGCCTGGGGCCGGGACTACGGGGACGTGAGCCCGATCAAGGGCGTCGCCCTCGGCGGCGGGGAGCACGAGCTGACCGTCACCGTCGACGCCGTCCCGATCTGA